A stretch of Mya arenaria isolate MELC-2E11 chromosome 14, ASM2691426v1 DNA encodes these proteins:
- the LOC128218439 gene encoding dnaJ homolog subfamily B member 9-like: MNYDHMFILTALCWVCYLDSPSVFAAKAKDYYEILGVKRDAKEKDIKRAFRKLAIKYHPDKNKDPDAEKQFIEIAHAYEVLSDADKRKHYDQFGSDSGQANGGGGGGSGGFDFNFNDFFKGFDEAFKAHHEHHHHQHQQNQQNHFKFHEQHRSQFFNFDDLFEDTDDSDFFNFDPFSNFETMNFGFDDMDMFGDRHHNQYDAAHNGHGHVHEQHMKNHMHGHHQNIHVNSQGGRRCRTVTQRVGNMVTTHTECS; encoded by the exons ATGAATTACGACCATATGTTCATACTGACAGCATTGTGCTGGGTGTGTTATTTGGATTCACCATCTGTCTTTGCTGCAAAAGCGAAGGACTATTATGAAATATTGGGTGTGAAGAGAGATGCCAAAGAAAAGGATATCAAGCGTGCATTTCGAAAACTGGCGATCAAATATCACCCAGACAAAAATAAGGACCCAGATGCAGAAAAACAATTCATTGAAATTGCCCATG CTTATGAGGTTTTGTCAGATGCTGACAAACGCAAACATTATGACCAGTTTGGTAGTGATAGTGGTCAGGCAAATGGCGGAGGAGGTGGTGGTTCAGGAGGCTTCGACTTCAACTTCAATGACTTCTTTAAGGGCTTTGATGAGGCTTTTAAGGCACACCACGAacaccatcaccatcaacatCAGCAAAATCAACAGAACCACTTTAAGTTTCACGAACAGCACAGATCACAGTTCTTTAACtttgatgatttatttgaaGATACTGATGATAGTGACTTCTTTAACTTTGACccattttcaaattttgaaacaatgaacTTTGGTTTTGATGACATGGACATGTTTGGTGATAGACATCATAATCAATATGACGCAGCTCACAATGGACATGGACATGTACATGAGCAACACATGAAGAACCACATGCATGGCCATCATCAGAATATACATGTGAACTCTCAAG gtGGTAGACGGTGTAGAACGGTGACACAAAGAGTTGGAAACATGGTCACTACACACACAGAGTGCTCCTGA